The following is a genomic window from Hippoglossus stenolepis isolate QCI-W04-F060 chromosome 14, HSTE1.2, whole genome shotgun sequence.
GAAGTTCCAATCCCCTTATGCACAGAGCAACACCAGGTCTTTGAAGTTTTCCTAAATGGCAATGGGGATGTGTATggttttgaaattgtttttataaaaatggtCCACAGTGCAAACACTTTTGGGAACTCCCACATACGGGCTGATCCTTCAAAGTAAGTAAAGACTATAGTTGTCAAATAAATTGAATAGACTATTCAAACCTTTTTATACTTTATGAAGtagaacaaaacaacataaatactCAGTTACAGTTCAGATGCCTCAAAGTTCTTGCTTTCTTATTAATTTATTTGACTGGGATAGTACATATTACtgacatttctgaaaatatgcCAGAGTTAGCCACAGAGgctaattttcatctgcagtcccTGGGCAGGCAATAAAAGTGCATACGTTAAGAATAAAAGCAtctaaaatacagaaaaatattaaaGTAGTGAAAACTatggagacacaaacagagccTGCCTTACATAAAAGTAAGAGCAACAGCTTTTACAATAAACAAAAGGAACAAGatgacaacaataaacaaatagcAAGACATCCCAATAtcattatgtatatatattaggCCTGGAGAGGTGTGAACACTTTGCACAGAGCACCTGTTCCCAGTTCTGATTTATTATAAACCAGGCTCTatgtggaggagaaggaatGATAGTTGGCAGTTTCTTTTGTGTTGCCGTAAGTTGTTCCAATCCTGTGAGGCTCTGACAGAGAAAGGAGATTTGTCTTGTCTAGTTGTTGCTCTAATAGTTCGGCATGTTTTTAACGTTATATAGGTACAGAGTGGCGGAGGAGCCATATTTACATGCAGTAGCTACTGTACACAatcaaatgtagtttttatCACTGTAAAACACAGAGTTTTTCACAGGGACTATTTATTCTGTTGAAAACTATTCACAGTGAAGTCTGAGAAGGACACAGCATAACTGGGATATTGTTTTTGGATACTGCTGTGTATTTCAAACAAAATTCCACGAGATGGATGTCTCAAACCTTGGCACACTTTATCTACACGGCTATTTACAAATAGAGCTGAGAgacaaaaatgttcttttttgtaATGTTTGGCTGAACTAGCATTTTAAAGTCAACCATTAGTGGACGGATGAGTGTAAACATCCTCTGAATGGCTTCTCTCCAACCTTCCTGAAGGGATGACACTGAGCTGTGACAACCAATAAAAACATCCTATGtgaaaaactgaattgaaaTATCAAAACGTTGACTTGTCCAAAAGCCCCAACGCTTCTAGCAACTAAAGTTTGAGTGTGGATACATTCAGCTATTGGCAGCACGTGCTTCTCTGGCACTGTGGAACTGCTGATGATAAAACACTGTACATTTGGACCTAGCACAGTGTAGATTATTCATTATACCTGCTCGGATGGACTGTATGATTCTGTACAAACCTCACAAGTGCTCAGAGAAAATCTTCACCAGCTAGCTCTTTTCATTCTGAATGACACTGCAGTCAACCTACTGGCAGGCAGATACTGAAACAAGATATCTGCAGCTGGAGTACGCATTTTACTGAAGGTGACCATAGACAGTGGGAGCATGAAGCAGCATCAGGATCACACTGCTctctactgctgctgctgttaacagaGACGGGGttttaatagtttaatttaTTCAATTACCAGGTGTGAGGCAACTTTACAAACATGTAGGCTTCTCGGACTATGAAGAATGAAAGTCCAAATGCTCCTAACACTTGTCACAAGCTCACAAAGTGTATCAATAATGACACTGGTAATGTGCATTTGTATAATGTTAACAATCCACTAGAAAGGCACTCATCGGGTTAAGGGAACTTTCTGTTTTTACTAGTGTCCATTTTCCTCTGTGCTAATGCCAAAGAGGACAAGGTGAAAAAGTAGAGAGTTGACAGCTCCCCTGGAGACTGAGGATGGagaacagcagctctgtgatgcttgtagctaaatgctaacattagcatgctaatatattCCTAATTgtaatgctaacatgctgatgttcCACATGTAAAATGTTCACCATGGTCGCCATGTTAGTTTAGACTGAGGCCGATGGGAATATCATTAGTTTTTCCTCATGGccatcttctctcttcttttcattatgAGTCCTCCAAATTAATTGTCCATGTAGATTGTTTGTCTCAATCCTCAgatgttgtcatggtaacaacaATCCTACCATTGGTAAAAATAATGAACACTCAGTTAGGGTTATGGAACAGACATGGTTGGGATCTGTCGTGGCACAGAAGCTACTAAATAGAAAAAGATCATGGGATAAAATAAGCACTTCATTACGGTTAGAGGACCATTCGACATCATCGTTATGGTAACACTCTTAACACACATAAGGTTATGGACTGGTCATGGACAAAAGACGatgagtgagtgggcgtgttaATGACGTTTCCAACATGTGAtggatgcaaaaataaaaataaaactaactacaaatatctcaggatgaaaatgtcaagagagcttttggtgatatggTCCGACGCCGGTGTTGATTTGCAGTAAACAAATACActtgatctctgcagtggaattaatacgtCATGTAgatttctgagatttctgtgttgttgtgaaggcatgtgagcggagaatctcctgctgcgttgatcatgtgtgaaaggtgaaCTTCAGAGAAAGTCCGGGGCCCAATTGTGTGGACAaatttctggagttcatgtctgaaaaaggcttaAAGtggacatagcatgcaaattccactttgttagtgcttctacaggttaatgtgggtatctggcatgtctaccaacccaaaaactctggggaaaaaacactcgcgcgttttgttatagttcctctaagtcagaaacgtcatgcttgagcgactcgattgcgcttcctgggttttgtgtcgtaacaaggaactggaagtctcctacatggtcttggccccccgtcccccacactcgttactccgggtttacaccgaggcagcgaggcagcgcagcgccgttcccaagcacgcagccgcctggctgttcacacggacgagcatttctccgctggtcagcccgcgattcactcacatgtggcatttgtctggatcgttgggactgggaggctgcagcagctgctcgggagcgaccgccgctctcccgtgcgtgagctggaatttgtgtcagcgccacacagccagcagtgtggaagacttccgcagtgttcagtGCTACTGtacccgaaccccgacattcaacgggtacaacaacaagcggagaaagcagaatcgcgggctgaccttatatatacagtctatggggctcgtcccgtgtgaacagccaggcggctgcgcgcttgagaacggcgctgcgctgcctcgcagcggtcttccacactgccagctgtgtggaagacttccgcagtgttcagctctactgtacgccgggttacagtagttacgccggggtacagtagttaaggtcagcccgcgattctgctttctccgcttgttgttgtacccgttgaatgtcggggttcgggggtaaatgatggtcttcatagcccccccacctctctttctctctcggtctgtctgcttgtgtgcttgtagtggatgggcagagggggacatttaattatgtgattgggaaaattaaaactccaggacaacaaggggaatacaaagtatgggatgcatatttgataatttatatcatataaaatatgtaatttatatcgtttaaaatcatggggggaggggggagctggctcattagcatttaaaggaacaggcactcaaaacaggtcactctgtggagggctgttttatacagggtaaaaagggtgctgttttatatgatccttgtggtattttgaccaaagtatgttacagacatttcattaagaccccaaggaaccatatcaacttgtggtaaaatgggcatgctatgtcccctttaaatgaaAGGTGTGAAACATCTAATGGACATCACAATATAGCTCCACATTTTCCCTTAAATCTTGCTCGGGAAAAATGTGGGTTGTGAGTCACAGTTAATACAGTGTTACACAATGAAAGCGAACCCATGCTGCACTGCCCTCGTAGTGTAGCTCCACCTTTTTCTTCAGCTCATGTAGCGAAGTGATGTTTAAAGCGTTCTTGATTCTAAAGCTTTCTGCTAATATAGTTGATTGGATGTTCACAAACATGCTGATGCTGAGAAGCTTTGTTTGCTATTTTCACTGTCTTAATTTAGCATAGCATGATTACCTAGTCAGCCCAAAGTAGAACTGAGGGTGATTTGGGTTTGTGAAGGTATTACATAAAGTGAAGTAAATTAAGTACTGAACAAACTCAAGTGTGACctgatgatgaaaaaaatgaaggGTTTGCCAAATTAAGCAATTTTTCCTCAGGGGGACATGACTGAATGCTAAAaatacccccccacccccattgTACTGAATGAAGGTCATGTGGTCTAATTTTATCTCCTTTTGTAACAGGCATCATGATTCCGGTGATGGAATTCCGGCAGTTCTCTGAACAGCAGCCAGCGTTCAGAGTCCTGAAGCCTTGGTGGGATGTGTTCACTGACTACCTGTCTGTAATCATGCTCATGATTGGTGTGTTTGGATGCACCCTTCAGGTCAGTAACAGCGCCTCCTACGATGTTTTTACTGCAGCGAATAGGCTCAGATTAGGATCAGAAAGACTTTGAGCTTGTAAAGTGATACtcacacaaataacacaaattagaTTGTGGTTGTAAATCAAAACTCCCTATCCAATAGAATGTCAGCTGTGGTGTTGACATGGGAAATTGTCCCACTCgttgtgggtgtgttagcgTTATGTCTTAGAGAGTCCCGGGTTCATGCATTCCAGCCTCCATGGCTTCCTGTTGCTGTGCTTCAAGAAAAATGTCGACATCTTCATGGAGCAGGATTCCAGACGATCTCTGGTCAACATGAAGCGGCAATATCCAGGATCTCACGTTTGTTATGTTGctagaaaaaaagaagatagatgctgctctgtttcttttccccctGTATTTTATGGGATGAGCACCAACAGCATAAGTAACGTTAAGTGCGTCAACAATAAGTAAGGTTGGGTAAttttgacacaaaaaaacatcttcaaaacacaaaaaatctgAGAGGAGAATAATCCAAAGCAGACATTTCATGTTAGCACAGAAGCAGTGTTAGCGTGAGAAGAAtagctgaagctggagcacaaGAAATCTAAACACAAGCGggtatatttgagtgcaagcaCATGgatttgagtgagagcattatAAATTCGGCACATGAAATTAATAAATcttgctctcaaactgaaagaccatgctcttgaataaagagagCCATAGGTTTTGCATtgcaaattaaatgtttacCATTATTTTATATAGCATCATCAAATATATACCCACCAGCATCACAGAAGAGGGTTTCTTCCATCTGCAAAATCTACATATGACAGTGTCTTTGCGTCACGTCACCACTAATAGAATTTGTTCACAGATTATATTCACACAGTCAATACAAATCTATACACGTGTTTACACTTGAATATCTCATGCAaatttattttatagtttatgTAAATCAATTACAAGTTCAAAACCCTACTCAAGCTTATACTCTACCCTCATGTATCGCTTTTAAAATGGCTTGCGCTGCTTGTGTTTCCATTTTTGAACTGTAACCTCTTTGTAAGTGAAGgagaaatgtgctgcagctAATGCGCGCTAATGTAACATGGGTCTGAACTGCAACATGTTTATGTGATAAAAGGAGTTCCCCTACAATTGTATTCATTAAATCTGGAGCACTTGAATCCACCAGAGCAAGCTCCATGATGGAACATTGCTGCGCTGCCTTCTGCACTGGCACCAGCTCAAAACCACtaatacatttcttttacaACCTGGACTGTGCAGCAAAGGAAGCATTCAGCCCATCAGGGGTTTACCAGTGGAAACATTCACCCACCCAGTCCCCTTCAGTAAACACGAGATTCCTAAATCATGTGGCCATGCGCttgacttctctctctgtgtggaatAGGAATGTTTTGTGGCTGCTGTGAATGCTGTAAATTATGTCAGCttatttttagaaaaacaagatatttgtCAGGGCAAGAGCTGCCATTGTCTCTCGCCCTGTTTGTAACAATGTTAAGACGTGATCTGATAGATAGTAATTGACTGGGCATTTCATTCTGAGGCCAAGTTTACTTTATAAGTGAGAGTGTTATCAACATGTCATGTTGTGTAATTACTTCATTGCCTGACACAATAATCCCTGCATTCAAAATTAGAAGGAGAAGTGATTTGTAATTTCTGCAGATCAGCTCCTCATAGATCCCCACAGACCTTGCAGCACAACTGCATTGCACTAATTATAGTTGTTATAATGTTATTTTGTATTGACTCATCAGAAATGTACTATGTTTGCCTTGACATACCGCGACAGTGTCAGATCATGTTACATTATAGTAGGTCGAGCTCAGTATCTGGCAGCTAAACAGGGTGCACAAAATGCTTGTCACTACTGAATGTAAGTTCCAATTTCCTGTTATTAGCTTTGCAGACTCAAACCTGTGTCACCTCAAAAAGtggttttcattatttacagtaCATATAAACACTAGAGGCACTTGTTGTTTACTGATGTCAACCTGGGGAATCATGCAATCTGTGCAACCAGGTTACTCAAAGCCAGGATAAATCAGAGACTGGTTTATATGCACTGTAATAAGGTATGGAGTGTAAAAACTGTGGATAGTATGGACACAAGTTGGGAATGTAAAGCCCCTCTTCCACTCGTCAAAAAACCACGCAAACTACGCAACACAGCGATTTTTTTCTGAgttaaaagaagaggaaaaagtaaaTGTCAAGGCAGATGGGAACCTGCTGTGGTGTGATGTGATACTTTGTGGTCTGTGATGCCTCAGCTTGTATTAAATGGACTGGATGGACTGCAATTACAGAGCACTTTCCTAGTCTTAACCACTCAAagcattttacaataaaaacacattcacccTCTGGCACACAGATTCATACAGGGCTTCAatatgcagcacttttctaTCATACATACACTCGGGCGAAACTATGTCAACTGCTCCCGAGCGGTGACAACACGCAGACTTTACACAGAACTTTTGCCAAGTTAAATCAGTCGATCCTCTCCAACCTCCAACCTGCTCTGAAGAGACTAGTCACTTCTGTGTTGGTTCAGATTAAGCTGGGTTGTGGTCCTGGATTGGAGTGTGAATTGGAGTTGTGGTTCGAGAGTCGCTACAGCCCTACCATACACTGATTGTACATTTAGGACAATTTGGGGTTCGGTGTTTTTCCCcaggacactttgacatgcaaACTAGAGAAGCCGGGGATAGAATTACCTTATATTGCACCGCCACCACCAGTGGAAAAAAAGTGTGTCCAGGTGTGGCGGGGGGGAAACTGTCTTTCTAATGGTAAGTGACAACTGGAAGCAAGGCTGAGTGGCTGTGCTGTATTCAGCTCTCTTAATGCATGTGTGACATAAACCCTGGTTGTTGCCTCTCAGTGTCTGAATGTTTCTTTTaagtaattttacattttttttacatttgatttcagGTAATGCAAGACAAAATCATATGCCTTCCTCAGAGAATAGCATCGCCATCGGATAACACAAGTGGAGGGGAACTGAAGTCACTGGTACCCCTTCAAACCAACATTTCAGCTGTACCCAGAGAAATGAAAGGCCTGAAAACTGATCTGGATCTTCAGCAGTACAGTTTCATCAATCAGATGTGTTATGAGAAGGCTCTTCACTGGTATGCCAAGTATTTTCCCTATTTGGTTCTCATACACACTGTTGTGTTCATGGTGTGTAGTAACTTCTGGTTCAAATTCCCTGGCTCGAGCTCAAAAATAGAGCATTTCATCTCCATGCTCAGCAAGTGCTTTGATTCTCCGTGGACCACACGAGCTTTGTCTGAGGTGTCCGGGGAAAATACTGAAGAGAAGGACAGTAAAAAGACTAGTACTTCTAGGTCCACCATCACTGTGTCTCCTGGAGAAGGAGATTTGGAAAAGACACAGTCCCTCCGGTCTATCCCAGAAAAGATTGTTGTCGAAAAGCCATCTGCAAGTGTTCTTGATAAAAAAGAGGGTGAACAAGCTAAGGCTCTTTTTGAAAAGGTAAAGAAATTCCGTTTGCACGTTGAAGAGGGAGACATTCTTTACCTTATGTATGTTCGTCAGACAGTGGTCAAGGTGTTCAAATTCCTCTTAATCATTGCCTATAATAGTTCTCTAGTGAATAAAGTGCGGAACAGAGTACGTTGTGAAGTTGAGATCCAGGACATGACAGGCTATAGAGAGTTTGAATGTAATCACACTATGGCTCATCTGTTTTCTAAGCTTTCCTACTGTTACCTGTGTTTAGTGGCTGTCTATGGATTAACAAGCCTTTACACCTCCTACTGGCTGTTTTACCGCTCGCTGAAAGAATACTCCTTTGAGTATGTGCGGCAGGAAACAGGCATCAATGACATCCCCGACGTGAAGAACGACTTTGCTTTCATGCTCCATATGATTGATCAGTATGACCCACTGTACTCTAAAAgatttgcagtttttttatCTGAGGTCAGTGAGAACAAATTGAAACAGCTCAACCTTAACCATGAATGGACTGCAGAGAAACTGCGTCAGAGACTCCAGACTAATACCAACAACAGACTGGAACTCCAGCTGTTCATGCTGCCTGGGTTACCCGACACTGTCTTTGAGTTGACAGAGCTGCAGTCACTCAAGCTTGAGATCATCAACAATGTCACCATACCTGCCTCGATCTCTCAGCTGGAAGACTTGCAGGAGCTGTCTCTTTACCAATGCTGTTTAAAGTTGCACACAACAGCTACCTCCTTCCTCAAAGAAAACCTAAAAGTGCTTCGCGTGAAGTTCGATGATAACAGGGAACTTCCACACTGGATGTATTGCCTGCGCAACTTAGAGGAGCTCTCTCTCACTGGATCACTCAGCCCCGATGCCTCGAAGAATATAGTTCTTGAGTCGCTGCGGGAGATGAAGTGTTTGAAAACTCTTTCCCTTAAAAGTAATTTGACCAAGATTCCTCAGTCAATAGTGGATGTTTCCAGCCATCTGCAGCGACTGTACTTACACAATGATGGCACAAAGCTGGTAATGCTCAACAACCTGAAAAAGATGACCAATCTGATTGAGCTGGAGCTAGTGCGTTGTGACCTGGAACGCATCCCGCACGCAGTCTTCAGCCTCACCAGTCTGCAAGAGCTCGAtctgaaagaaaataacattcGCTCGATAGAGGAGATTATCAGTTTCCAGCATCTGAGGAAACTCACTTGCCTTAAACTTTGGTACAATGGCATCATGTATATCCCTGAGCATATCAAAAAGCTTGGCAGCCTAGAGCGCCTCTACTTCAGCTACAACAAGATCGAGGTATTGCCATCGCACTTGTTCTTGTGCAACAAGCTGCGGTACCTGGACCTGTCCAACAATGACATCCGATTCATCCCTCCAGAAATTGGAGTCCTTCAGAGTCTACAGTATTTCTCAGTCACGTATAACAAAATCGAAAGTCTACCAGATGAGCTCTTCTTTTGCAAAAAGCTCAAGACGCTAAAGCTAGGAAAGAACATGCTGTCTATACTTTCGCCAAAAATTTCCTACCTAGCACTACTGACATATCTGGATCTCAAAGGCAACCACTTTGAGCACCTGCCACAAGAGCTTGGTTACTGCCGCGCTTTGAAGCGCAGTGGCCTTATAGTGGAGGAGACAGTGTTTGAAACTCTGCCTTCAGATATCAGGGACCAGATGAAGGCTGAGTGAGATGCCTTATTGTAGCCACAGTGCCTGCTGTTGGGTCTGTCTACCAACTCAGAATCCTTATTTTGTATTAACTCATAACCAAACCTAAGTATTACGCTACTGTTAAGTTAAGCTAAGTTGTTTTCCAGTTTCTTGATGGAGGGAAAATAACGGATTGTATGTTGTCACATTCAGTGTGGCTCCATAGGGGGGCATGTTCTGGTATTAAGTTTGGACACATTATTCAGCCAGAAAGCCTTCTTATacacatatttttacattttgggaaatacagtCTTTCTCTCTTATAAGATTGATATCAATCTCATATTTGTACGTTAAACATTATGCTCCAACCAGCAGCTGATTCGCTTTGCACAAAGACCAGAAAGCACGAGGAAATCTAGCCTGGCTCATTCCAAGggttaaaaaaatacatctgCAGCCCCTCTGAGGTTCAACAGACTGTTTGTTTaggcacaaaaaacaaaccaaaacaaagaacgGTTAGGTTTTATGGGGACATAACATTAATTACATTGATTGTTGCTGTACATTGATTTTCTGGAGTCCCTTAATCAGTGAGTTTTGAGGTGCTGTGGATTTTCTAAAAACATAACTGTCTACtagctgtagcttcatatttagcatACAAGCTTGAAACAGTATCAATCTTTTCATCAAACCCTTCATCAAAagaatatttcccaaaatgtccttaaaaaacacatttcttgtcATTGCCTCATTAAACCAGTGCATTACTGAATGTAAATCCAAACAGAAGACCTCACTTAACGTTAGGCGAGTAGCCTTATGCTGcattctgtatattttttattgccCTAATGATAACCTTTATTTTCTTCATGAGACTGTTAGCTAATATGGACAAAAGCAGGgcaaatgcaaaaaacaaagGATACATCTTTAATAAGAACATGTAATAACTTGTCTAATCGATTCTGTGTTATAGAGAGATGCCATTTTAAAGTGTATTAAACTTAAAGGCCTATGTCATACTAGTATCTTTCTTCAGTTCCTGAAATGTGCACAAGGAGAATGTTGCCTATTAAACGTGTATTTTTATAAAGAGTATTGTATGctgtttataaataaaatttgatatACTTGTGGATGTCAGTTCTTAGGTTGGAACTTATGAAATCATATATTAGCAAGAAATCCtctatggaaacaaaacaatgaaggataacatttatttaatcagaGTAATGACTCAATGTCATTAACTTGTGCTGAATTTACAGAAAGACCATTTAAATGATGTCTTCTCTTTGAAATCAGAATAGTTCAACTGCACTTCATCTAACATATTTCCGGTTGTGTTGTGGAATATCACCTGCTGGCTGGTGAAGATTTAAGTGAAGAAGATGTTGTCAACAAGTTAAGTGCAAAGTGTAAAGTTATTTGGTTAAAAGAAATGTTAAGTTTGTTTTAGAAACATTATGGATGCATTATTTTCTCCAAGATGTAAAAGATTGTGGCTGCAGTTGGATCATTCCTAatgaaattttattttaattctccAAGAACaaggaatttgttttattgcaggTGTTAGcgcaacatttttttaatttgctaaTAAAAGCTATATTATGTAACTATAACAGGCAACTTGTTGGTATCAAGCCACTTAATAGGGTTTGAGAACCACCACTCCCTACCATAGCTAATACTAACTATGGTGGGTGTAGTAGAACACAGGGCTGTATACATCTAGCGGTCGGCAGCAGTGGGCCCCACCCCTGGCTTTGACATTCTCAGATTAGTGAGAGGGAACTCCCTGTGAGTCAGGGTCACAGGAGCCTTTAACGACACCAGTCCACTTTCAAGATATGTTTTGGAACATATTATAAAGAAACCAGTGGCGGAtggtgataaaatgtatttgggggctgcagtttaaaaaaaagttgttttggGGCAGGGGTTAAACAtactgaagccagactcaacaaaaacaacacaacacacaatacgACAGTCCTGTAGCCTTCATCGGAAACGTAGCTTCATTgtgactgtggcaactttcatgcaattttcagagagatgtttaAGGTCttgcaaaacagcaaacaggtgAATCAGTAAAAGACATTACTTACACCACATCCAGTaacctctgtttctcataacaagagcGGGAGAAGCACCAGGTGTAAACTCGTCCTCATCacttgctgctgaatctgtaaatggCGTAGGTCTGGACCAAGCTCTTTTATCCTCTTTTTGTCTTGTTGGGGTGTTTTTGTTAAGAAATGACTGGATTATCTTCAACGGTCAAATTGCAGTGGACGTAACTGGATGTACATTAGACGGCGTCGAGGTTCGATCAAACacattagattttaaaaatgtaaatcaatccctattggctgtaaataaaagtgggagtgcTGGGGGGGCAGAGAGCTGCGTCctgtggaaaatctgcaacaaccaattaaagagcagcctccGGTCCAGTGGTTGCCAAAAGTATATGGGCCCCCATTCACATCCATTTGGCCGGCGCCCCGCACCAGGAAGTattatgtatttagacagaaattaacTCAACACAATTGGAAAACAACTTATATTTAATGCTCACAGGCGCTTATTGTCTACCAGGAGCATTGTACgagtaaaatattgttttataattCAATTATGTTTAACATTCTTATACAGGCTTTTTTGCCCCAGGATATTGGAGGGGACTTCACCCCATATTAACCAGCTgccactgaaagaaaacaaaatgcctaAATCACTCTACTCTAAAAACACTGAAAGGATGATTTTTGCACGGTTGATTAAATTCTTTAGACATTTTCACCTCGCTTGCTGCTGCCACTATTGAAAAGCAGTTTGTCGCTTTATCATGGGATAGATCGGGACG
Proteins encoded in this region:
- the lrrc8c gene encoding volume-regulated anion channel subunit LRRC8C translates to MIPVMEFRQFSEQQPAFRVLKPWWDVFTDYLSVIMLMIGVFGCTLQVMQDKIICLPQRIASPSDNTSGGELKSLVPLQTNISAVPREMKGLKTDLDLQQYSFINQMCYEKALHWYAKYFPYLVLIHTVVFMVCSNFWFKFPGSSSKIEHFISMLSKCFDSPWTTRALSEVSGENTEEKDSKKTSTSRSTITVSPGEGDLEKTQSLRSIPEKIVVEKPSASVLDKKEGEQAKALFEKVKKFRLHVEEGDILYLMYVRQTVVKVFKFLLIIAYNSSLVNKVRNRVRCEVEIQDMTGYREFECNHTMAHLFSKLSYCYLCLVAVYGLTSLYTSYWLFYRSLKEYSFEYVRQETGINDIPDVKNDFAFMLHMIDQYDPLYSKRFAVFLSEVSENKLKQLNLNHEWTAEKLRQRLQTNTNNRLELQLFMLPGLPDTVFELTELQSLKLEIINNVTIPASISQLEDLQELSLYQCCLKLHTTATSFLKENLKVLRVKFDDNRELPHWMYCLRNLEELSLTGSLSPDASKNIVLESLREMKCLKTLSLKSNLTKIPQSIVDVSSHLQRLYLHNDGTKLVMLNNLKKMTNLIELELVRCDLERIPHAVFSLTSLQELDLKENNIRSIEEIISFQHLRKLTCLKLWYNGIMYIPEHIKKLGSLERLYFSYNKIEVLPSHLFLCNKLRYLDLSNNDIRFIPPEIGVLQSLQYFSVTYNKIESLPDELFFCKKLKTLKLGKNMLSILSPKISYLALLTYLDLKGNHFEHLPQELGYCRALKRSGLIVEETVFETLPSDIRDQMKAE